In Sesamum indicum cultivar Zhongzhi No. 13 linkage group LG8, S_indicum_v1.0, whole genome shotgun sequence, the sequence TACTTTGCAAGTTTTAATTTGCTGGACAAATGTTAAGAGTGGTTAAATCAGTGCTGAAATTGTTATCTATTTACTGAAGCTAGTGtgaaatgtaattaaataatctttGGAATTTAtgttagttttcttctttatagtttttatatttgtttatttttgtattaattttgttgatacCCATTAATAATACTGAaagtgtataatttatttattttacgcAGTTATAAGGCATGTGGCATGTCGCGTGCCATGCACCATGGCTCCAAGACACTTTTGTGCCATGGTGCGCCATGAGCCTTTAACAACTATGTTTATGCTTTTAGTTTGACGTGGTCATTGTACATGATATTAGAGTTGGGTTAAACAAGAGTTTGGAAATCGAATCTTAATGTCATCCATTTATACAGAAGATTTTTCTACGCACGCTAGGTTTACAAATAGAATCTTGCCTATGCACATGAAGGAGTGTGtcagaaattttaaatttcaaatgggTCTCCTCTCATTTAAGCTGTTATATGAAGCAGTCTTtccaataattacatatttttactTAGGAACACACCATAATCTTGATACTGTGTGAGAATTATTGTAATTGCGTTTTCAGTAATTGAAACGAAGTTTTgctcaataatttgttttatatgcAATCACCTTCATTTATATCTTGGTCCGATATTACTTTTTACTTTGTCCGATGACTTTTACAAATCACGATTTATACACTCTTCTGATTCTTGTGAGAACttctgaattttctgattttcaaGATCTTTTCTTCTATCTTTACTTggtatatattttcacttaaCATGTCATTGGTGCTTTACTTACGACCCTAATATTGGCTTGAACTGGTCCAATCCGTATACAGGTCGAACAGCTGCACAAAATCTATAAACTTTGTGGTTCACCCTCAGAAGAATACTggaataaatcaaaattaccacTCACTGCAATCTTCAAACCTCAACAGCCTTACAAACGACGTGTGGCTGAGGCATTCAAGAACCTCCCTCCTTCTGCTTTAGCCCTTCTGGAAACTCTCCTTGCTTTTGAACCAGAAAATCGAGGATCGACGACTTCTGCACTTCAAAGTGAGGTAAAGCTTATTTTCCCTCCTTgaagtttcttttttgtcgAGAGTTCTGATCTTCCTTTTCTTCACATCAACATTAACTGCAAGTAAGCTGCAATCTCAGGCCATTAATGCAATCCGAATCCTGCATAAGACAGATACAATGTCAATGGTGTTTTTGGATCGCGTAACATTTAGATATTCACTTGAGTGCTGGCATTTGCTGTGAAAGCCAATTACATGGTGATAGATGGTCATAGAATCATTCAGCTTATTTACTTGTTCTACTTAATGTGTTGGGAAACAACTAAATTGCTCTAGAATGATGTGTTGGATGAAAGCACAATAAAAGTTGTGTGATATCCTAAATAGTTCATACCATATACTTAAAGAGTGTTTATTAACTCtttcaaatatcttataagatgtttaataGCGTACGAGATACTGTAGAGTGttgagttttttaaaaaattagcttgtatgataaaaaagtaaaaagaaaaatgttggGAGTTTGTAAACTCttttagaaaaggaaaaagattcTTAAAAAACCTTAATAAACTCCTTTTTCATTCATTATTAATTGCAAATTTGCCAACATCTTAGAAGctctaaaaatatcatataagaCACACGAACTCATGAGCTTTTTAAGTAAGTTTAACCAAACATGCCCTTAATCTAGCCTCAACTTGTGCGCAGAAACTTGCTTCTTATGgacattttgaatttgaagttgCTTAATGTAACACCATGTCTCGCAGAATACCGTAATATTGTGCAAAGGCTAGTAACAGATCAAAGATGAGAAGACTATGCATGAATATGCCATTAAGATGGAGCTTTGCTTGATCATATTTATGCTTTCTGCTGCACCTACTTATTCTGAATCGAATTTTATATCCTTTTCTCCTTTATTTGCTCTTTTTCCTGAAAAGTGCATAATGGTAAGCTTTATTTTCATATGTACTTATGAGGCGCTTCTTGCTAGTTCTTCTTAACAAATCCTCTACCCTGTGATCCATCATCCTTGCTGAAATACCCCCCTAGCAAAGAATATGACACCAAGGTGCGATGTGAGGAGGCAAAAAGGTATATATTTCGATTTGTACTTTCACGGAATCATGATTCGAAATTTATGCTGTTCCATTGGAACAGTAATAAGAGTGTCTTTGGATGAGCTTACAAGCACTTCACAACATCTTGTAAGATATTTGAAAACCTTTTAAATGCTATAAAGTGTTCGGTAGATTTTTCTCAAgaaaagagcttataagataaaaaaatgacaTGGTAGGAGCTTATAAGAGATTATAATCTCTTTTAGAACAAGTAATGTCATGAGATCCTAAGCATTTTTAAATCTTAACAATCCCTTCAAGTTTAATCATAACTTAGAAAATTGTCGTTAGACTCAAAGAactaaagttaaaaataaaatccaacatTTTATAACATGTATGAACTTatacgatttttttaaaaagtttagtGAAACCTCTCTAAGAGGGGTTCACTGCTTTACAAGATCCTACAGTCCGCGCTATATGCACTCTACagataatttgttttagttCATAGTTTCTGTCGGTTTTGATATATGTACTCAACCATTGTTCTATACGATCCCAGACAACTAGCAGCTTGTGGAAATGGCCATGAACTTGAATCTTCTAGAAAGGGCTCCAAAGAATTGAAAGCCGTCCCAGCACCCGAGGCTAATGCTGAATTGCAGCTCTCCATACAGGTACATCTGTACTCTGAGGCTTCTATTTTACATAGTAAcaaaatttttccaaattttttaaaacagcTTGAATAAACCACGATATCTTCATAGGATGTTGGAACCAATGGAGTACCTCTAATATGACGATCCTCTTGATCTTTTCATTTAGTAGAGCAATTTATTTCCAAATCCTATTCCTATTTTAATAAGAATGAAATAGTTGGATCTGAagtaaatgatattattttttttgtttttttctatttcccCTTTCATACTTATAATATCCTAGATAACACAATGTCTATTGACAATTATGGTGTATATATGCATCATTTTTcgtaaaaatcattttattctGCATTGACATACCGTCACTTGTGATCTTATGACTAATTTTGCTAAGTACTCGAGATTTTCTTGAACTACCTAAAATAATACCTGAATTACTAGTTCTAAAACTAACGAACTATTCCTGCATCCTTAGTTTGTTACTATGCTAATGTACATGCAAGGCTGAAACCAACTTGCTGGTGATTGTTAGCTCGATATGCCTATACTTGCAATGCTACAAAGTTCTTGTCTAACCTTGACTTGTTGTATTCAGAAGCTGAAAATTCAGCCAAACCCCAGTAAGAACAGTGAGAAGTACAATCCAGAAGAAGATGGTGGTTCTGGTGTCCCCATCAAACGGTTCAGGCGAATGGGTGAATCCAGACATTCCTTAGATGTTATTGATGAAAGGCCCCACGCAGATCCTCATGCACCCTTTGGTACCTCCGAGAATAACGAGTTAACGACTCCAAGATTGTATAAACCCCAGGAGGCGGCATCAGGATTATCTAAACCGTCCTGTTCAGTCACAGCGCACGACGGTTCACAACTGGATTTTAAGACAGAGACCAGTGATGCTTCACATGAGCAAGAACAGTGTTCTAACACCAGATACAAACAGCTCAATATTGGCAAATGCAGACAGGTGCATCCAGAAAATAGAACGGTAAGAACTTGCTTGAAAATTTCCTTACACATCTCCGCTGGCAAGGAAATGAGAAATTTCCTCTCCCTAGGATGAGGATGTTGCTGAGGTAGTGGAGCAAATACAATGTCCTTATGGTTTAAGTGCTTTATCTTTGCTCCTCTGCTTGTCCCACATTCTTTATACTCATCTGACAAATGTGAAGAATTTTTgtcctcccccccccccccccccccccccccaacccccaaaaaaaaaaaaagaaaaagggaaagggTATCTGacatttcatattttgatcataGATTTGTGCTCTAAAGCAGACACCAATCAATTATTCTGGACCGTTGTTGGGTGGAAGTGTGGAGAAGATGCTCGAAGACCACGAAAAACAGATCCAAATTGCTGTCAGGAAAGCTCAAATGAACAAGAACAGGACCAGGAAATGGTGTAGCGATAACGATCAAGTCCTAGACTATATCAGCCGCTGATCATTTGGGAGGACGTGTATGTCTACTTCTTTAGCCAATTGATCCAGCTTGGTATGATACCAGAAGTCCACTGGCAGAGGGTTGTCTCTTTGCTCTGAGAAGGAGAATGTTAGAGGCAATACGCTAGAGGACAGCTTCATGGGACGGATAATCCTGACTGTTTTTGAGAAATTGTTTTCCTGAGCCCCAATCTCAGAAGAGATTTGAGGAGCATAGGTTATAGGATGGTGGGACGTTTAGTTCCAAAACATTGTTGTATAGGGTATTAGGGAAGAGCCTTCTTCatatggaagaagaagaattcaaccatgtttgattttgttttcattttccagTTTTTAGTGGGAAATGctgtttctttatttgtatAGATTTTGTAGTGGAAATGGGAATACGTTTATTTGTTGTGAGTGAtgtaaaatcaatatatttttttatttcttgatgaAGCAATTTTAAGAATCCCAAAGTCAGGTGTTGGTGCAAAGAGAGTGATTTGTTAGTGGGAAGTCACTAAGAATAATTGATTAGGTAGTAGTGGATGAGGATTGATGGATGGATgatgttcttcttcttcttctgctaTAATTCAGACTCTTAATCCTTCCTTTGCTTTTCTTGCAATCATTCTTCACTCATTCACATCCATTCTTTTTACTATTCCTTTATCACTTATTCTCAAACAAATTCCCATCCTGAGAGTCACcccatgaaaataaaaaggttaaaatacattttgacCTTATTTACATGtactttatcatttatttttatatttttttatttatctgtCGTACGAACTGTACGAGTCTGTAAGTTATCgtattaaattactttaatttggaattttcgatcaaaaaataattacatccaATGCACATATGTACTTTTTCACAACAAAATCTcaacttgttttattttttaaggaatGCACCATGttcttataataaaaaatgaaatttaacgcaaaaatctaacaaattcGTATTATTGCACATGTGTGCTGTATGTAACCATTTTCtagtgaaaatttaattagaaagtAGTCTgaagttgtaatttataaaactaatatAGTTAGTACGAATGaattgaaccaaaaaaaataaaagagattcttaagtacaaaaataatcGTAATGCGGAgtgcaaaatattttatattcatactaattcctataattttacataattgaaGAGCAcctctctttaattttatttttttgttcaatttttaaaaataaattacaatattttttaagattgtcataaatatgaatactcgattgttgtttgaaaaatttaaaaaataaattgaattaattattgaactatcgtcaaagtaaaaaaatattaataatttttcaaacaacaaagtattcgtaattatgcgaaattggtatttttaatttaccttttttttttcctctctgcAGTTTCCTTTGCGAACAAACAAACCACAAGTTTGATTCACTCTTCCTCAAACCTCTGACCTCAACAGACACCCAAGagacagacacacacacacagaaagAAAAgcctttttccttcttcacaAGCCAAAAATCGAAGAAAGATGAGCACAGAATAGTAAGAGACGCCTCTGGATTTCATTTCTCGGTTTTACTTGTGAtgatattcattttctttttcttttttgtagtgattatTTGTTCAAGCTTCTTTTAATCGGGGACTCTTCTGTCGGCAAGTCTTGTCTTCTTCTCAGATTCGCGGTATGTTGACCTTAATCGGTCTTTTCGATCTATCTTATTGCTTTATATTACCAATAATTTGTTCTGTGGAAGAAGTTATGGTTGATTTTTggatgcatttttttaatctcatgggttcatttttctgaaatatgtATATCATGAAATGGGCtaattgtttttgttatgAAATGGGTTTTCTGTTacacttttactttttgtttggAGAATATTTCTTTATCGAAGTAACGTTAATTGATTGATGATTGATGGTTGTAGGATGATTCGTATGTGGACAGTTATATTAGCACCATTGGAGTCGATTTTGTAAGTTGTGACCTTGAACTTTTTCTCTCTAGTTTATACCTTGATGGATGTTAGGTCAATTCAGTTTCTTGGATAATTTCTACTGGGAGTGAACATAGTTGTTTCCTGGGTAATTGTTGCAGAAAATAAGGACAGTGGAGCTGGATGGGAAGACAATCAAGCTGCAAATCGTGAGTCAATATAAATGCCTAACCACTTCGCATGACTGAATGCATGTGGATGTTTGTCACGATGCTGCATTGTGTATGCGCTTTAGATTACActgcattttcttttgatatggAATATCCAGGGATATAACTTTGTCTGACTGCCTATTATACTGTAAGTTTTCATGTGTGGTTCATGAGCAAATTTTGGAAGAAACTCAACTTTCGAAGATGATATgagagatttatttttggtgaagtAGCATCTGTTAGTCATTGATTTGACGAATCTCAAGTGCTGTCAGTTGTTATAGCGAATAAAACAGTGGTAGAAGGTGAGGAGTTTTATAATGGAATATCGGATTGGTCATTGTGTTACTTTTTTCTCCTTTGATTCCTGTGGTAATTcagatttgatatttttcaccaaTTGGATGTTCTATCTGGTATAAAGGCATTATAAGATTACATGTAGTTTCTTCCACCCAGCATACGTACCAGATGCCAAAGTGAATGCTTCCAGAAATtgattttactttaaaaaaaatgcaccaTATTACTTGCTATGATTTGTTATGAATTCATGATTAAGGCAACTTTTAATTGTCATACTACACGGGGGAATAGGGGAAATGGACAATTTATGCCCATTTGATACCTCAAAGGCCAAAGTGATTCTCGTGCATACAATGGGAAATAGGGGAAGTATATAAGTTTTGCCATTTTATACCTAAAATAACAGCAGTGGTCATCATAG encodes:
- the LOC105169074 gene encoding probable serine/threonine-protein kinase At1g09600 isoform X2 — encoded protein: MDTALPGGKCQMSRELCAGKGTSGAHNPVWPVWLTAVAGEAIKGLTPRKLESFERLEKIGQGTYSNVYRARDLETGKIVALKKVRFCNMDPESVCFMAREILILRKLDHPNVMKLEGLVTSRVSSSLYLVFEYMEHDLAGLTSSPLVKFTESQIKCYMHQLLSGLEHCHTHGVLHRDIKGSNILVDNNGNLKIGDFGLATLFGSNQKHPLTSRVVTLWYRAPELLLGATYYGVAVDLWSAGCILAELFTRKPIMSGRTEVEQLHKIYKLCGSPSEEYWNKSKLPLTAIFKPQQPYKRRVAEAFKNLPPSALALLETLLAFEPENRGSTTSALQSEFFLTNPLPCDPSSLLKYPPSKEYDTKVRCEEAKRQLAACGNGHELESSRKGSKELKAVPAPEANAELQLSIQKLKIQPNPSKNSEKYNPEEDGGSGVPIKRFRRMGESRHSLDVIDERPHADPHAPFGTSENNELTTPRLYKPQEAASGLSKPSCSVTAHDGSQLDFKTETSDASHEQEQCSNTRYKQLNIGKCRQVHPENRTICALKQTPINYSGPLLGGSVEKMLEDHEKQIQIAVRKAQMNKNRTRKWCSDNDQVLDYISR